From the Ipomoea triloba cultivar NCNSP0323 chromosome 8, ASM357664v1 genome, the window aatactaataataacaataacaataaaaagtaataataataaagaagtaaatctaagtccATTGACGCCTGCTTCGTCGTTTAATTCCTATTCTCACTTGcatctcttaaattttttatttgatttttttattgctTGGTCTCTACTTTGcgcttttgttgtttgttacaattgttctttacctcacaattagtacttagtagtatgtttggactttgaattactatttttgttatataatgtttaaattttGGATATGGATAATGTGATAGTATGTTTGGAAAATTAGGAAACGCTAAGgacttaaaccgaaccgaattaaatcagaaccgaaatcgaaccgaactctaatgttaaaccgaatggtttaaattttttaaaaccgaaccgaaaaccgaAATGTCCACCCCACTTTAGAATAAGGTTTGCCCATTAAGAATGATTCCTTTTCAAACTAGATGAGTAtttaaggaaaatatttttgtgGACCATAAATTAAATCTACATTTTAATAGACTAAGTGTACTTTATTTAagtaacatattcagtttcgtTTTATATGCattgcaatttcttttcaaaaaactacagtttcttttcgatataactacaatttcatttgataatataaaaataaatatgagacaatatcatttgagataaactgtagtttcatttacttaaagaaacgttgtcgtttttggaccatggtccacgatataacaactgtTTTCAAACTAGATGAgcatttaaagaaaatatttttgtggatcataaataaaatttacattttaatagactaagtgtacattatttatgtacagaatgtacattatttgatggtatataaaataatgtatttttattactcaaataatgcacttttaaacaatataacttatgtatacaaataatgtacttttacaACCcatttggttcgctggaaaatatttgaaggaaatggaattcaaattccattgaaaacaaattaccaggaaaatgaattccatggtttggttggtggaaaagaaattattgggaatatgagttttattgtttggttgggtttgttatagtaaggaattatgaatataaagaccaatatgctcttaataataatagtgataataaattttaataaggataaaatagtcCAATTACTTCCTACTTTCTTCCTAATCCCTTTGGAGAACAAAATATCAACCTCTACCttaggaatttgttttccttcacttttgggaagtcaaatttcatggaaaacattttccatcgaaccaaacaacataataacacattttcctcaactttttagaaaatcttttccatgaaAAAGATTTTCCACCCAAccaaacatgtcattttagtatattaaaaatatactccgtattttttattcatggtccacacaattgcGTGGAACATGTTTCAATAAATAATGATTATTTAACCCACTTGGCTAAGAGGAGGGCATCACGCCCAACACTGcctaatatatatatcctcACCGCCTAGGTGGTTGCCTAGTCGCCTAGGCAACTAGGCTGTTGGGTAGTACCTCGCCTTAACAACAATGGTTCTTCTATAAATTTTAATGTGAcacaattttcttaattttgatCAATTCTACATTTTACAGATTTGGTTCCTTCACTCACTATCAATTGCATCCATGCTTAGTTATGTCATTTTAATACATTTCTGCATCATCTTGATGggaaattgaatatttatttgcaCCTGAAATTGTGTTTCTTTGAGTTTACATCACTAATTgtttcatttgatttaataaatatggaaaaaaaattagatgTAATCAATTCTATgaattgtttaatttatattaatttagttTAGTTTGTTCTTTAATTCTTCCTTTTAAATTCTCTCGTTTTGGTGATCTTTAGATGAGAATCAAATGTCTCTAAAAATGTCAAGGTTGTCATATGGCCTCCCAAGACAAATCTGAGTCGTCTATCTTTACGAATGGAACCTCTTCGAgaaacacaaaattttcaaatgtaAGACATTATTGTGATTTCTCGAataatgaaattcaaaaaagagttattttcatttttggtcctattgttattggggtattgccaattttagtccatttcattaatttttgtcacattgtggccagtcttatttagtccttgtcaTTTTTAGTTcaccattaaaattttcgtcaaatgaccgtccaaaacatgggtatttttggtattttcatgctttggtcatctctttGACCATTTACAGTGATTTTCCTTACACACTTTCAtctaatgaagaggtccggcaaaagccatgtgagccacattacaaagccatggctttcgccggacctctttattggatgaaaatgtgtaaggaaaaccattgcaaagggtaaaggagatgatcaaagcatgaaaagaccaaaatacccctgttttggacggttatttgacaaatattttaACGGTGAACTAAAAGTCGCAAAgattaaataagactggccgcaacgtgacaaaaattaataaagtggactaaaattggcaatgccccaataacaccaaaaatgaaaatgactcttcaaaaaatgtatatacatattgCTGTTGGTATATATTGACATTCATTATTTTCCACAGGAAAATGCAAATGCAAATCTAAGTTTCCAGTCTCTCCTCTTGTCAGTTACaatatctgcagacatgtacaAAGAAAAAATTTTGGAACTTGCATTATCAGCAAGCGAAGAGTTATGGCACATGGCACAAGAACAAGAACCCTTATGGCTCTTCGACACGAATAAGGGCTCCGAGGTTCTTAATGAAGCCGAATATAAGCGGCGATTCATCTCACTTGATGAAACATTGGATGAGATCATAAGGTTGGTATCTACTGGAGAATCTATTGATGATCACCACTTCCTAAACTTCAATGAGAATGCAGCAAATGGAGAATTTGCTTTCAACAATGAAGCATCCAAGTCCATTGGGGTTGTTCTTGCGAGTTCAGTTAGCATTCTAAATGTGCTGATGAATGTGGTGAGCtttattaaatgtttatatatgAAGTTTGCAATAAATGATTTACATTCTATAAATACATCAACTATATGGTAAACTCAATTTATGCAAATAAATTCTAAGCATGACATGCTAGACTTGATTCTAAGCCTGTACGGGGTTAGCTTACTTGTTCAATAGACCGTATTTGGGAGAAGAGTGCAAGGTTTGAACATAGGCAACGACAATGTGGGAATTATGCCCAAAGTAGACAGATCCCTTGTGCACACCGGCATTTGGCCCTGTCTGTTAAGCCATTGAATCACTGTGATTTATATCTTCCTAAATGCTTCGTCGTGCCGGAGTGTGGGATTCCTTGGGGttagggattcaaccttttgggctTAGTTCACTGGTTCAGTAGgcagtatttgggagaagaaacgAAGGTTCGAACCTCGGCAGCAGCAGTGTAGGGATTATGCCCAAAGTGGACAGATCTCTTGTGTGCACCGACATTTGGCCTTGTCTGAGGCAAGAGTTGTAGCACCAATGTCTAACCACCAAGTATTAGAAGGCATCTCTATAAGATTGGATTCAAGCATACTGAAACTGAATGTATACCTTTTTTTCCATCCAAGCTTTCCTCTTTAGGCATTCAGCCTTCTTGTGCCTAGGTTTGTTGCATTTCTGCACTTTTTGAACAACACCTTGCACCTTAATAGGATGCTTGCCCTTCTTTTTACTTTTACCATTAAGTTGGTTGTAAATGTTAACCATATACGTGATATGCTAGTGTTCATTGCAAACATTTATCTCACATAACAATTATTTTGACTAACAAACAATTATTGAATCACTGTGATTTACATCCCCTCCCAAATGTTCTATCGGACCGATGTGTAGGAGGCTGGgaattcaatcttttgggaAGGGAATTGATTCTAAGATATATGAAATTGCTTTTATTTGGATCATATGATTCTATGtagcaatttttttaaaaaaaaatataataaattttcagGTATTATTCATAGAAGAGTCTTGATAACTTATGTATGCATGTGTGCAGGAACAATGGTCAAGCGTGTTCTTCAGTATTGTTTCAAAAGCAACAACCCTTGGAGTCTTATACCCAGGAGAGAATGAAAACCATAATGGAGCTTTGCAAGTGGTAAATTCTAAGAGAAAATACTATCTATATGCTTAATGGGTTAATAATGTTTGTGGACATGTACTCAATTCAACTAAACATTAATTTCAATCCAGACTTTAGTATGTTTGCatgataaatatatttattttcatctttGAGAGTTTAGAATACTCAACTCAAATAAGTTTCTAATCTTAATTGAAGtcgattatatttatatatagatttgGGATCAGATGTGGTAGCCTCCTCAGGTGCGAACGTGCAAACAGATTTGGACCTTTAGATAAACTCAGATCACCAGctaaaaatcaatgaaaaaaaaaaaaaaaaaaaNGTCATCTCTTTGACCATTTACAGTGATTTTCCTTACACACTTTCAtctaatgaagaggtccggcaaaagccatgtgagccacattacaaagccatggctttcgccggacctctttattggatgaaaatgtgtaaggaaaaccattgcaaagggtaaaggagatgatcaaagcatgaaaagaccaaaatacccctgttttggacggttatttgacaaatattttaACGGTGAACTAAAAGTCGCAAAgattaaataagactggccgcaacgtgacaaaaattaataaagtggactaaaattggcaatgccccaataacaccaaaaatgaaaatgactcttcaaaaaatgtatatacatattgCTGTTGGTATATATTGACATTCATTATTTTCCACAGGAAAATGCAAATGCAAATCTAAGTTTCCAGTCTCTCCTCTTGTCAGTTACaatatctgcagacatgtacaAAGAAAAAATTTTGGAACTTGCATTATCAGCAAGCGAAGAGTTATGGCACATGGCACAAGAACAAGAACCCTTATGGCTCTTCGACACGAATAAGGGCTCCGAGGTTCTTAATGAAGCCGAATATAAGCGGCGATTCATCTCACTTGATGAAACATTGGATGAGATCATAAGGTTGGTATCTACTGGAGAATCTATTGATGATCACCACTTCCTAAACTTCAATGAGAATGCAGCAAATGGAGAATTTGCTTTCAACAATGAAGCATCCAAGTCCATTGGGGTTGTTCTTGCGAGTTCAGTTAGCATTCTAAATGTGCTGATGAATGTGGTGAGCtttattaaatgtttatatatgAAGTTTGCAATAAATGATTTACATTCTATAAATACATCAACTATATGGTAAACTCAATTTATGCAAATAAATTCTAAGCATGACATGCTAGACTTGATTCTAAGCCTGTACGGGGTTAGCTTACTTGTTCAATAGACCGTATTTGGGAGAAGAGTGCAAGGTTTGAACATAGGCAACGACAATGTGGGAATTATGCCCAAAGTAGACAGATCCCTTGTGCACACCGGCATTTGGCCCTGTCTGTTAAGCCATTGAATCACTGTGATTTATATCTTCCTAAATGCTTCGTCGTGCCGGAGTGTGGGATTCCTTGGGGttagggattcaaccttttgggctTAGTTCACTGGTTCAGTAGgcagtatttgggagaagaaacgAAGGTTCGAACCTCGGCAGCAGCAGTGTAGGGATTATGCCCAAAGTGGACAGATCTCTTGTGTGCACCGACATTTGGCCTTGTCTGAGGCAAGAGTTGTAGCACCAATGTCTAACCACCAAGTATTAGAAGGCATCTCTATAAGATTGGATTCAAGCATACTGAAACTGAATGTATACCTTTTTTTCCATCCAAGCTTTCCTCTTTAGGCATTCAGCCTTCTTGTGCCTAGGTTTGTTGCATTTCTGCACTTTTTGAACAACACCTTGCACCTTAATAGGATGCTTGCCCTTCTTTTTACTTTTACCATTAAGTTGGTTGTAAATGTTAACCATATACGTGATATGCTAGTGTTCATTGCAAACATTTATCTCACATAACAATTATTTTGACTAACAAACAATTATTGAATCACTGTGATTTACATCCCCTCCCAAATGTTCTATCGGACCGATGTGTAGGAGGCTGGgaattcaatcttttgggaAGGGAATTGATTCTAAGATATATGAAATTGCTTTTATTTGGATCATATGATTCTATGtagcaatttttttaaaaaaaaatataataaattttcagGTATTATTCATAGAAGAGTCTTGATAACTTATGTATGCATGTGTGCAGGAACAATGGTCAAGCGTGTTCTTCAGTATTGTTTCAAAAGCAACAACCCTTGGAGTCTTATACCCAGGAGAGAATGAAAACCATAATGGAGCTTTGCAAGTGGTAAATTCTAAGAGAAAATACTATCTATATGCTTAATGGGTTAATAATGTTTGTGGACATGTACTCAATTCAACTAAACATTAATTTCAATCCAGACTTTAGTATGTTTGCatgataaatatatttattttcatctttGAGAGTTTAGAATACTCAACTCAAATAAGTTTCTAATCTTAATTGAAGtcgattatatttatatatagatttgGGATCAGATGTGGTAGCCTCCTCAGGTGCGAACGTGCAAACAGATTTGGACCTTTAGATAAACTCAGATCACCAGctaaaaatcaatgaaaaaaaaaaaaaaaaaaagaaaaaaaaaagccaattTTCTGCACTATGGTGCGCTAAGTGCTGGTCTGTGGTGCACTAAATGCTAGTCTGTGGTGCATCACAGAGTATATGCACATCCACTGCGTCCGCCACGTGTGGCCGTTGTATGCCGTTGTTATGAGTTTATCCAATGGTCCAGATCATTCGGTACAGTCGCACTTGGGGAGGGTGCATCACCAGAACTAGGCCAAttcaattaagaaaaaatttaaCCTAGTTGACATAATTAGATTTCTTTATTCCATTAAACTCTCTATTTTAGTGTCTgggtatatgtatgtgtattgtATCTTTAAGTGTTTGTTTTCCAACAAACAATAATATCGCTTCTCTTCTTTATAAACAATTAATCTAattgtttgattatttttataGATGACAGCAAATTTTCATCTTCCTTCACCATTGTTTACACCTCGAGAGGTGAAATTTGCAAGAATTTGTAGAAGGATAAATTTGAACACTTGGTTAGTAGCTGATGTTTCTCTGGAAAGTGTGTTTCCTAATGAAGCAGTACCATGTGTTCAGAGAAGACCCTCTGGTTGTTTAATCCAAGAACTTCAACCTGGCTTATCTATGGTACTTCTTTAATGTTTTAGTAGATATATAATTGTGTAAATTTCACATGGTTCAGAGACTGATGACCTTGTATATAGTTAATACTCCCAATGGTCTTCCGAGTATTGTGCTGTTACCAGCAAACGCTTtctgaatataaaataatcagCAAATGTCCTCCGAGTATCAGAATATGACCAGCAAATGTCCTCCAAGTATTAAAATATGACCACGTGTGGTCTTCCCTTAGCAAAGGCATGAAAGTGGCGTTACATTTACGACTTTAATTGGTTGGGTACAGTCAGTTTACCCTACAATTTAACACCACTGTCACACATTTGCTAACGGAAGACTACATGAGGTTACTTGTTGATACTCGGAGTACGTTTGCTGGTAATAGCAAAAAACTCGAAGGATCATTGGAGGTATTAAttcattttgtatatataatactaagTTTTTTTATGAACCAATATTTTCAGGTTACATGGGTAGAGCACAATCTGGTACCTAATGCTTCTGTTCAGCATATGTTCAAAATGTTACTCACATCAGATTATGCATTTAGTGCAAAGAGATGGATTGCAACATTGGAAAGATATTACGATAAAATCACAAGTCTAGAGGGACGACAAGAAGACAATTCTCCACAGTCTAATGGTacgtgtgatttttttttttctttttaagcgTGCAATGAAAGGtataattataccatgaatcaggGTCTGCCTTGCAGTGTAGACCTTCAAATTCAAtatttgtagttgacacattctgtacttgCAGTTGGCAGTTTCTGTATCTGTAGCTGTTATATTATGTGCCAGCAATTATAGAAACGATTAACTATAAGTACAGAATGTGTTAGCTGAAAGTACTAAATTTTTTACATCAGAGGCTCAGAgttcataatgcaatatgaaccctggtccatgctATAACAATTGGCAATTAAAGGTTAGCTAAAACCTAAAGTGTTTATGATATGCAGGGTTAAGTGTTGGAAATAAAAATATGTTGAAGCTAGCTCAAAGGATGGTTAAGTGCTATGCTAGAAACATTAGTCCATGTAGTGACAATTCATGGATGCCCTTGCCAATTTCTGGTGCCGAGGAAATCTTTGTCAAAATGAGCACAAACTTGGATGATCCAAGGCTCCCTCAAGGTGTTGCAATAACTATTTCTACTTCGGTTTGGTTGCCAATCCCTCAAGCCCACTTGTTTGAGTTTCTAAGAAATAGAACTAACCGTGGAAAGGTAATAATAATCCCACAAGTATATTTACTATTCTTTCATAGTGCCCATCATGGATGAAAAAAATCGCTAGACG encodes:
- the LOC116027007 gene encoding homeobox-leucine zipper protein PROTODERMAL FACTOR 2-like → MPQCPCVHDLHTKNSFLESTPQILHNLNYHFPMCLSTYHTHWKRDIRENANANLSFQSLLLSVTISADMYKEKILELALSASEELWHMAQEQEPLWLFDTNKGSEVLNEAEYKRRFISLDETLDEIIRLVSTGESIDDHHFLNFNENAANGEFAFNNEASKSIGVVLASSVSILNVLMNVEQWSSVFFSIVSKATTLGVLYPGENENHNGALQVMTANFHLPSPLFTPREVKFARICRRINLNTWLVADVSLESVFPNEAVPCVQRRPSGCLIQELQPGLSMVTWVEHNLVPNASVQHMFKMLLTSDYAFSAKRWIATLERYYDKITSLEGRQEDNSPQSNGLSVGNKNMLKLAQRMVKCYARNISPCSDNSWMPLPISGAEEIFVKMSTNLDDPRLPQGVAITISTSVWLPIPQAHLFEFLRNRTNRGKGWKFRFTADIHLNPLRMDQWDLLSAGSNILEDMKISSTRDPSNSISRLLIESPATDKAAKLYLQESFTDSVAMYVIYAPLDVVATQYLSDGKDEDSVPILPCGFAILPDKANWPSGESVNGSILTISFQLIDEQLSSTTSYLPPSSVRTIYKIICETISLIKDALLCN